GGATCTCGGTATCAAACACACTCTGAGGGATATCCAAGCTGTGATTCTCGTTGAGAACGTCTTCGTAGTTCATTTACAGTGATAGGCAGTGGGCAATTGTGTTAACTGACATGCTGCAAATTAAGTATTCTCCGGTGAGATAAGCCAAGGAACCCGCTCGCCAAAAAGTACCTCATTCAGTAACTGGACGCAACGGAATCGGTGATAATAATGAGTGGAGTTCGGAATCTGTACAAAAGTGCAGGGAGTACGGAATAACATAGGGCCCGGAATCTGGTGAATGGGAACCGTGAAGGGACGATTCCATGATGGACTGCAGCACGACCACTAGGTTTATACTGTCACTACCATATTCACCGTTTTaaattcatcaagaaaataTGTGGTATTCGCTGTATCAATTATTTGTTATCAGGTAGAAGTCTGTGGTGCCACCGTGACCCGTGTTCTCTACCACCACTGCCACCGCCCTCAATTCATACACACGTCTCTTTCGTGCCCACGCACTTCAACATTCTCACAGTTGGAAAATCTACGCACTTTAAACCACCATGAACCTGTCAACCCTAATGGCGCTGAATTCGATTCTCACCCTCGGACCATATAAACACAGGAAGGACCTCACGCGAGAGTCAGTACTCTCGAAGTATGAGATAGTCGGTTATATTGCCGCAGGAACCTACGGTAAGGTCTACAAAGCTCGGTCCAAGCTTAAAGATAAACGCAAACCCGAAGACGATAACCTCGTCGAGCAGCCAGTACAACAACTTTTcgccatcaagaagtttaaAATCGACAACAACTCGCTCCTGAAGAACAGCCATTTGACCATTGATGGCCAGGAAGTCCTCAACTATACGGGGATACTGCAGAGTGCCATTAGAGAGATGTCCCTATGCAAGGAGATCACCAATAAGAACGTCATCAAATTGATCGATATCATCCTTGAAAACAAAAGCATCTATATGATTTTTGAGTACTGTGAACACGATTTGCTCCAGATCATTCATAACCATTCACATCCCGAACTCAAACCTATTCCACTAAAGAATGTCAAGTCGCTCATCTGGCAAATTTTGAACGGAGTGCTATTTCTTCACAAAAATTGGATTTTCCATCGAGATTTGAAACCAGCCAATATAATGGTCACCAACTATGGTACCGTCAAGATCGGGGATTTAGGACTCGCCAGAAAGTTCAATAACCCGCTTCAGAGCTTGTACACGGGTGATAAAGTGGTGGTGACGATCTGGTACCGAGCACCTGAACTTTTGATGGGGGCTCGCTATTATACACCTGCAATTGACTTGTGGGCAGTGGGATGTATTCTTGCAGAATTGCTTAGTCTTCGGCCCATCTTTAAGGGAGAGGAAGCTAAGTTTGACATCAACAATAAGAAGCTGGTGCCTTTCCAAAAAAACCAGTTTCTCAAGATCATAGAGATATTGGGAGTTCCCAACGAAAAGGACTGGAGCAATTTGAGTAATTACCCCGAATATTACAGTTTCAAGCAGATGGCAGAAAGCTACACCGGAAACACCAACTCTAACCTACTCAATTGGTACAAGCTTGTGGGAGGCAACAACAAACTCTGTTATAAGTTGCTTGAAAGCCTTTTGTTGTATGATCCAAGTAAGCGGATTACTGCTGAAAACGCATTGATGCACGAGTTCTTTATGGAAGCTCCAAAGGTAGACGAGAATGCCTTTGACGGACTACAGTTCAAGTACCCTAAACGGAGGATATTCACTGAAGACAATGATATTGTGTCGaacaatatcaccaagagaGTTACTAATGACGATGGCATGAGAAAGAAAATCCGCCAgtaaatatatatatacGCGCTTCTCGAATTTGCAAATCTCACAAAAACCATGAATGTTATATACAATGGGCCATATTCTAATGTGTATCGCGAGGACAAATACGCTGTCAAGAAAGTAGATCGGGACTTTAGTCTACCACCACACAACATCGATAGGGAGCTCCAGCTTGTGAAATCACTAGACCATCCCAATGTGatcaagtttctcaagGTGGAAAACAAGCTTGACGATGTGATGATGTACATGGAGTtctatccacaaaaccttcaggagtacttgaaggCCAATTGCAGAAAAAAGAGCCGGTTTGTGGTCGGCCAAGTGCTGTTTGTGACCGAAAGCCGGCTTTCGCTTGACTCAATTGCACATGTGCTTGACCAGGTCATCGAGGCTATCTGGTTTGTGCACAAAAATGGCATAATTCACCGGGATATCAAGCCCAGCAATTTCTTGGTGACTCAAGAGCCCGAGTTAAGAGTGGTTCTTTGCGACTTCAGTATTCTGGTTGCCGTTGGCGAAAATGATCAGATTCTGGATGTGTGTTCAACCTACTACAAGCCATTGGAGGTGATATTTGGACTTGAGTACGGGCTTGAAATCGACGTCTGGGGATTGGGGATCATGATTCTGCATTTGTATTCTAGAAGTTGCACAAATACGTTatttgaagaggaagacATCAATGATGGTTACAGAGCCATCAGCGACTTTAAGATCATAGATCGCATATTCAAGCGATTCGGCACCCCCACCAAAGACGACGAAAATAGCATTAACTACTGGCCTGAAATTTTCGAGGTTGAGAATTTCCAATTGATACAGTTGAACTCCCGCCCCAGGCAGCTTGATATCTTCCCTCGGGGTACGGACGAGAAGATGGTGACGCTTTTCAACCGGATTTGTGACATGAACCAGAAGCGCAGGATTGCGATGAGCGAGGTGCGAGATCGGTGGACGCAGATAAGAGAAGGTAGCAGTTAAGCATGAAATGACCGTTGCCACACACCATGGTAATTGGCTGGTATAGGAGCAACCCTACGCAGGTGCCCCAAAAGCGCAAATTAAAAATAAAAACTTAATCCATGCGGCTGCCAAACGCCAAAGTATTGATTTGAGGCAGTAACTAGCAGGAAGTGAATAGTCACTATATAATTCCCAAATGTGACATACATATAACAAGCTGCCAAGTAGCTTCTAGTTCATTGAATATACACGGTGGTATCACTTAGCAGAGACATTAGGATGTAAGGGCACTTGAGGTATGCCTCGGGGTAAAACTTTAACGAGGCTATAGGAGGCTACAAGAATTTGTGACAAGTTTAGCGCTAAAAGCACTCTGTCGCCGGTGGAGCACCATCTGTAGCCGGATCGTAGATAGCCGGCAACGACAATTTCAAGTGCCAACGCGCATCATCCTTCTCCACATTTCGCACACAATTGGGGAAGAGCTCAAGGCCAGAAAAAGTCGAGATGACAGGAATATTTTTTTAGGAAACCCTTATAAGACAAGTCGTACAGTCATCATTTACCAAGTAGTTCGACAGCTTACCTCTTTTGCACATAACTACTTTATTTGTGCCTCGAATTACCTTGTTTCTAAAATCCTCATACGTCGAAGCCGTCTGATCCATATACGGAGCCACTCACGTTCACCGCAATCCCAACAataacaagaagtctcAAGACAATATTTATATGGCGTCCATTTTCCACAACATCCGTAGCGGAAAACCCGATGATATAAGTCTCATCAATTACGAGGAGCTAGAGCAGAAATTCCACATTCACAAGTACTATCCCAAGTATTTCCACAATGAGCAAGCCTCTACTCCAGATATAAAAGATCTCCTTTTTGATAAACCGATCTACTCCAAGGCTAACGAGCATGTTAAGAACTGGGTCAACCCAGGCATCCGGCAGACCTATGAGACCGAGTTAGACTTGGATAGTGGCAAGTTACATATCCGCAAAGAGAATGTAGAACAGCAGAACCAAAATCTCGGAGACCTCAAGCAAGAACGCAAACAACTCCGCGAGGACCATAGACAAGAACGCAAGCAGTTGCACGAAGAGCAAAAGCAAGAACGCAGAAACTTACGAGAAGAGAGAAGAGGTCTGCGAGTAGATCAACCGGACCCCAAGAAGGATAAGCGGCGGGAGAAGCTTGAGAATAAATGGCTTATGAAGGAAAGACTTCGGCTTATCGAGTCGAAGCAAAAGCGAGACGACCCAGTAATGTTCAAGAATCCTTGGGGCAATCAGGAGTCTCTTGAAATGTATATCAATACTCAGCATAACCCAGAAACCGAGAGAAAGAATAGTGTCACTCTGCGGTTGATCAGCCTCATGTCTAATACTAGtgatgatttgaagttgaccaagacTAATAGTTTTGACCAAACCAAGAGTGCATTGACCAGCAATAGAAAGAAGAGTTTATTTCGAAAGAGATACAGTGAACAACTAGGTACGTATACTACTAAGCATTCTAGGAAAGAGAGGGAAGAGACAAAATGAATGCCTCAATTGACAAGAGAAGATAACTGACAGATTGGTGAAGACAATTATATCCGTCTTTGTTTGCAGCAGCCATCATATGGTGGCTGGACGAATTTTCGCATAAAAGTCGGTTCAAAAGTGGAGTCGATAAAATAATGCGCGCCCGTCGTGGGAAACCGGCGACAATTTTGGAAGTCATTCATCAAACTGGGAAAACAAATTATTCTTTTTGTAGGAATCTTCACTGATCTGTTGTTAGACCTTGTATTAAGCGAACCAAACCATTCGCCCCAGACCATCTAGCTGCCCGTATAACTAGCTGGAACCATCACCCTGCATAACCTCCCAATTTCCTGGTTTTGCTACTCCACCTTCAACAGGCTGATAATCAACAAacaacaaattgaacagGATTTAAAATCGCTAATTTCCGGTTAACCATCCTCGATTGTTGATTTCCCCAATCCCATCGGTGCTAACAACCAGGTCTTGTTCCTACCAGTCACCGCTGCATTTCTTGTCACTCCTTCAACCCctttccaaaatcatcaccagatAATTGATACTAATGTCTAATAATATAGAAGTAATAACCGAACAGGTTCATAATGGATACACCGACGAACTGGTGACGATACAATATACACAGTCCCAAATGGTCGGCCATGGATCATTTGGAGTGGTGTTTCAAACGCAGATTCTTCCGTCCAATGAAATATTTGCTATAAAACGAGTGTTACAGGATAAGCGGTTCAAGAACAgagaacttcaaatcatgaagttgattcATCACCAGAACATCGTGGATTTGAAGTATTATTTCTACAAGTCCAATGATAAAAATGAGCTctacttgaacttgatcttAGACTTTATTCCCGAAACATTATACAAGGCCAGTCATTACTACGTGTCCAAGCGACTCTCAATGCCGTTACTTGAAATCAAACTTTACAGTTACCAGATGTTACGGGCTTTAAATTTTATCCATGTGCAGGGGATCTGCCACCGAGATAttaaaccacaaaacttgttgattaaCCCCGTCACATGTGAGTTGAAGCTCTGTGATTTTGGAAGTGCTAAGATCCTTAATCCCAGCGAGCCCAATGTCAGTTACATTTGTTCACGGTATTACAGGGCCCCAGAGTTGATCTTTGGTTCCATTAACTATACTACACAAATTGACGTGTGGTCAGCCGGATGTGTGATTGCCGAGTTGATCTTGGGCCAACCTTTGTTCCCCGGTGAATCGGGAATTGACCAACTAGTGGAAATAATCAAGATCCTTGGTACACCTTCCAGGGAACAAATTAAAAGTATGAACCCCAACTACATGGAACACAAGTTTCCTCAAATTAAACCCATTCCTTTGAAcaaaattttcaaaaaaatGCCTAGCGACTGCATTCTGTTTTTATCAAAGCTTCTTCAGTATAATCCCACCGAAAGGCTCACGTGTTTTGCCAGTTTGCTAGACCCATACTTTGACGAATTACGGCTGCAACAAACCAAACTCCCCAACTTCCGAAAGCTCTTCCCTAGCGAGCAGTTCAACAATAACCACCAGAAcgccaccaccaactctaccaccactgatGCCGACGTGAGGGAAATGCCTcccttgttcaacttcaatgccATCGAGTTGAGTATTAGTCCTCAGGATAATTCCCAGTTGGTGCCGGACTGGGTGCACGACCAGTTGCAAATCAACTGTCCATTATCTGAGTTTGTGCCATTAAACCATGAAGTGATGCGCATCCGTCAATTATAGTTTATGAATACATGATtatctttcaaatcaaacgaattttttttttcttttccCCACAAGTGTGAACCCTTCGCAAATAGCAACCGTTTCAGGTTGCCTATTGTTAAAATATTGTTAAGGGGTCTGTCCCAGTAGGTGACATGACCGGGGTCGCTTTTGCGGTGGGCTCCTCCCCCTCGCAATCCTTCCCCACCCTATGCACCATCACAAATGACGGTCGTGCGCAGGCCGGCgttcgtcatcatcataaGTATGGGGAAATATAAATAACTTCGAGCGCCGGTCAATTTTTTTTTAAACTCACACCCGTTGAAGCGGCTCCCATTTCTGTGATTATAGACAATAATTTAGGCCTCAGCCACTCTCATTTCCCAAACATCTTGTAAGAAAGCCCCTGTTTTTACCATGCTCACATTAACCTCGGAGTCTTCAGCCGTTCGACAAGCCTCCACAAAGAGCGAGTATGTAACTGAACAGGTTCATAATTGTTTCAACGATACCGTGTCGACAATCCACTACTCTGACCCGATGATGGTTGGCCATGGGTCATTTGGTAAGGTGTTCAAGACCCAGGTATCGCCTACCAATGAGGTGATTGCCATAAAGACGGTGTTGCAAGATCCCAAATTCAAGAACAGAGAACTTCAGatcatgaagttgatccaCCACCCAAATATCGTTGACCTCAAGTACTTCTTCTACAAATCGTCAGAACGCCATGAAGTctacttgaacttgatgttggagtACGTGCCGGAGACGTTATATCAGTATATCAAATACTATACCCTCAAGAAAATGCCCATGCCACTTCTTGAAATAAAGCTCTACTTCTACCAAATTCTCAGGgccatcaacttcatcaacatccaAGGTGTGTGCCACAGAGACATCAAGCCCCAGAATTTGTTGGTGAATCCCGCCACGTGCGAGTTGAAGCTCTGCGATTTTGGTAGTGCCAAAGTGTTGAAGCCACATGAACCCAATGTCAGCTACGCGTGCTCACGATACTATCGAGCCCCGGAGTTGATTTTTGGCAACAGTTTCTACTCAACCAAAATCGATGTGTGGAGTATCGGATGTGTGGTGGGAGAGATGATATTGGGTCGCCCGTTGTTCATTGGTGAACTGAGCATCGACCAGCTCGTCGAGATCATCAAGGTACTTGGAACCCCGACACGTGACCAGATCCGCAGCATGAATCCCACCTACAGCGAGCACAAGTTccccaagatcaagtccaTCTCATTGGCGAAGTTGTTTAAGCGCATTCCTCCAGATTTAGTCCTGTTGATGGCACGAGTATTGACGTACGATCCATCACAAAGGCTTACATGTATTGAGGCCATGTTGGACCCGTACTTCGATGAGCTCAAGGTTCAGGGTGCTCGGGTGTCTACTCTTCGCAACAATAATGCAATGTTCCCTCCactcttcaacttcagcGCGATTGAATTGAGTGCCAGTCCACAAAACAATACTCGTTTGGTACCGGAGTGGGCGCATAACCAGCTCCTTATTAGCTTGCCGCTACAGGAATTCAGACCATTAAACCATATTGAGTTCCAAATTCCTCCAATATAGATACATAGACCACGAAGAGACGTTTTTCACAATTGCAGCCGTCGTGCCGCTACCAATTATCATACTGCGCGCGACTTGGGCCTCACAAAATTTTCTTACCAGCCAATAGAATCCCCATCAATTATAATAATGGCAGGTCACGGTCACGCTTACGTCAAGCACGGTGCTGTTGCGGTACCACACACAGATCCTCGTTTGAAATGGGGAGCCAAACTCTTGAGTGCCACCATGTGGTTTTACATTTTCTACAGAGTCAAACAAGATGGTCCAGTGATGTTTGGTCAGAAATTACCTTTtgaacaccaccattaAATTCTTCATATTTGCAACTGCATACTGCTCATACATACACGAATATACACCAGATATACGATATAATACAGACACAATGGGACGTGCATTGGTTTCTCCATTTTGAATTGACTTTAGCTTGTTACTTCAAGTGTATGATCCTCTTTGAGATTTGCGGTTGGACGTCACAAACACTAGAGGAATTTATGGTCTCTTGAGTGATCTAAAACTCTCTTGATGCCAATGGTCTTAATATCCGTAGAGGCATACACTTTACGTATCACTTTTATATTCTCATCTTAACAGCTGATGTGTTGTATCATAATTATTATATCAAGCATTTAGGCCCGTGGCTCTTCTATTGTCTTATTATCTCGATGGcccatttcttccaacttttccttTCAAGGTCTCTATGTCCTGTTTTATCTTAATGCTGTCCAATTCCCTACGTTGGGAAAACAAGAACCTTTGTCACATCGTTCTAAACTTACCTCTAACACGGCCCCTGGCACGACTTCTACCTCTTCCTCTAGCACGACCACGACCTCTACCCCTTCCTTTACCTCTACCTCGGGTAGGGAGTTGGAAACCGTCGAAATCGTCGTCTTCTAggtcttcttcaatgtcaTTGGTTTCTATGAGATGATCAACATCCTCATCACCAAGGTCTTTTTGATCCgttttgaagttgaaatcaaacCCACTACTATAACAATGATGGAGGTTGACTTTACCATTGGCATAATCTAGATTAATCACATTTTTTTCGTCTCCTATTTTGAAGTCACATAAATTGAAATGCCATAAATTGTagaagttttcaaagtatAACTCATTGATCTTATTGAGCATGGCATTTGTATCATAATCCTTGGAAGTCTTGTGTCCATTTTTCAGAGTTTCATAGCCCTCCAAGATCCCGTTATCGGGCTTGACGTCAGTGTCTTTCAAGGTCAATGGGATTATTTGGTTGGTGTGGATTATGGGGATCACATCCAAAATCTCGAGAGCAGTCtccaaagacttggagGTGTCTCCATCTAATTCCATCAAGTCACCCTTAATTAGTTTGAAGAGCTCACCAAACTTAATTCTaaatttggaaaacttcaacttgaagttttcaatggAGTTAAGAAAACTCATTTCATTTCCGATGATGGGGAACTTGAAATGAAGACCCTGACTCACAGTGAAATTGGCGTTCGTGACCATCGCCAAGTACTCGAGAATCGGGTTTTTCATAACGGAGTTATAAGTGACAAAAATATTGATAGAATTCAAACTGTTCGAATTGAGCTGGTAAAACTCACTGATTTGAAGTAGAGTCATCCAAAGTTCTCCAAATTTAccattgatcttgtttgTGTAGTCACCCGA
Above is a window of Yamadazyma tenuis chromosome 1, complete sequence DNA encoding:
- a CDS encoding uncharacterized protein (COG:S; EggNog:ENOG503NY7W), whose translation is MKVTLLADVQGNWDEVNELQTEPDEVIIHSGNFGFWDSDTILNCDFNYLKQLISFSSILDKDMIDDINDKININQVPNQEVIEDIKQKIVGQYDYLDDYISGKKSFRVPIYTIFGPMDDPVLVEKLVNGTIQIKNLNLIDHTKGYSIQSPGQPDIKIYGLSGRFKFLNLFNSGDYTNKINGKFGELWMTLLQISEFYQLNSNSLNSINIFVTYNSVMKNPILEYLAMVTNANFTVSQGLHFKFPIIGNEMSFLNSIENFKLKFSKFRIKFGELFKLIKGDLMELDGDTSKSLETALEILDVIPIIHTNQIIPLTLKDTDVKPDNGILEGYETSKNGHKTSKDYDTNAMLNKINELYFENFYNLWHFNLCDFKIGDEKNVINLDYANGKVNLHHCYSSGFDFNFKTDQKDLGDEDVDHLIETNDIEEDLEDDDFDGFQLPTRGRGKGRGRGRGRARGRGRSRARGRVRGKFRTM
- the gsk3_2 gene encoding glycogen synthase kinase 3 (COG:T; BUSCO:EOG09262KXK; EggNog:ENOG503NU1R), with the translated sequence MLTLTSESSAVRQASTKSEYVTEQVHNCFNDTVSTIHYSDPMMVGHGSFGKVFKTQVSPTNEVIAIKTVLQDPKFKNRELQIMKLIHHPNIVDLKYFFYKSSERHEVYLNLMLEYVPETLYQYIKYYTLKKMPMPLLEIKLYFYQILRAINFINIQGVCHRDIKPQNLLVNPATCELKLCDFGSAKVLKPHEPNVSYACSRYYRAPELIFGNSFYSTKIDVWSIGCVVGEMILGRPLFIGESSIDQLVEIIKVLGTPTRDQIRSMNPTYSEHKFPKIKSISLAKLFKRIPPDLVSLMARVLTYDPSQRLTCIEAMLDPYFDELKVQGARVSTLRNNNAMFPPLFNFSAIELSASPQNNTRLVPEWAHNQLLISLPLQEFRPLNHIEFQIPPI
- the SSN3 gene encoding cyclin-dependent protein kinase (EggNog:ENOG503NVFR; COG:K) produces the protein MNSSTLMASNSILTLGPYKHRKDLTRESVLSKYEIVGYIAAGTYGKVYKARSKLKDKRKPEDDNLVEQPVQQLFAIKKFKIDNNSLSKNSHLTIDGQEVLNYTGISQSAIREMSLCKEITNKNVIKLIDIILENKSIYMIFEYCEHDLLQIIHNHSHPELKPIPLKNVKSLIWQILNGVLFLHKNWIFHRDLKPANIMVTNYGTVKIGDLGLARKFNNPLQSLYTGDKVVVTIWYRAPELLMGARYYTPAIDLWAVGCILAELLSLRPIFKGEEAKFDINNKKSVPFQKNQFLKIIEILGVPNEKDWSNLSNYPEYYSFKQMAESYTGNTNSNLLNWYKLVGGNNKLCYKLLESLLLYDPSKRITAENALMHEFFMEAPKVDENAFDGLQFKYPKRRIFTEDNDIVSNNITKRVTNDDGMRKKIRQ
- the gsk3_1 gene encoding glycogen synthase kinase 3 (COG:T; BUSCO:EOG09262KXK; EggNog:ENOG503NU1R) — encoded protein: MASIFHNIRSGKPDDISLINYEELEQKFHIHKYYPKYFHNEQASTPDIKDLLFDKPIYSKANEHVKNWVNPGIRQTYETELDLDSGKLHIRKENVEQQNQNLGDLKQERKQLREDHRQERKQLHEEQKQERRNLREERRGSRVDQPDPKKDKRREKLENKWLMKERLRLIESKQKRDDPVMFKNPWGNQESLEMYINTQHNPETERKNSVTSRLISLMSNTSDDLKLTKTNSFDQTKSALTSNRKKSLFRKRYSEQLEVITEQVHNGYTDESVTIQYTQSQMVGHGSFGVVFQTQILPSNEIFAIKRVLQDKRFKNRELQIMKLIHHQNIVDLKYYFYKSNDKNELYLNLILDFIPETLYKASHYYVSKRLSMPLLEIKLYSYQMLRALNFIHVQGICHRDIKPQNLLINPVTCELKLCDFGSAKILNPSEPNVSYICSRYYRAPELIFGSINYTTQIDVWSAGCVIAELILGQPLFPGESGIDQLVEIIKILGTPSREQIKSMNPNYMEHKFPQIKPIPLNKIFKKMPSDCISFLSKLLQYNPTERLTCFASLLDPYFDELRSQQTKLPNFRKLFPSEQFNNNHQNATTNSTTTDADVREMPPLFNFNAIELSISPQDNSQLVPDWVHDQLQINCPLSEFVPLNHEVMRIRQL
- the CSK1 gene encoding mitogen-activated protein kinase (COG:G; EggNog:ENOG503P0VQ); translation: MNVIYNGPYSNVYREDKYAVKKVDRDFSLPPHNIDRELQLVKSLDHPNVIKFLKVENKLDDVMMYMEFYPQNLQEYLKANCRKKSRFVVGQVSFVTESRLSLDSIAHVLDQVIEAIWFVHKNGIIHRDIKPSNFLVTQEPELRVVLCDFSISVAVGENDQISDVCSTYYKPLEVIFGLEYGLEIDVWGLGIMISHLYSRSCTNTLFEEEDINDGYRAISDFKIIDRIFKRFGTPTKDDENSINYWPEIFEVENFQLIQLNSRPRQLDIFPRGTDEKMVTLFNRICDMNQKRRIAMSEVRDRWTQIREGSS